A region from the Coriobacteriia bacterium genome encodes:
- a CDS encoding deoxyribonuclease IV: MLIGAHVPTSGGYRKMAQYSELIGAECLQIFAKSPRQWNAKPIDDLAVETMRELRDEKKIGPVFTHTSYLINLTTDNDELREKSVRGLADELVRGSLLGAAGINTHLGSVPDGDTSAAIVRAARAIEEAFELAGGLDAVKTVLVLENTAGAGTIFGGPVGDVAAVITECDVPTEKLGFCIDTCHAWAYGYDVTTDAAWEEIMSEISSVGLDRWRLVHANDCKFGLGARKDRHEWIGQGEIGNEAFYKLLHLKGVDHLCLTTEMPGDPPQKDIVNIEALKVLRAQ; this comes from the coding sequence ATGCTTATCGGAGCGCATGTCCCTACCTCCGGCGGATACCGGAAAATGGCTCAATATTCAGAACTCATAGGGGCGGAGTGTTTGCAGATTTTTGCGAAGTCTCCGCGTCAGTGGAATGCGAAACCGATCGATGACCTGGCAGTCGAGACCATGCGCGAGCTGCGGGATGAAAAGAAAATCGGCCCCGTTTTCACTCACACCTCGTATCTGATAAACCTTACGACCGATAACGACGAATTGCGTGAGAAGTCGGTTCGTGGTCTGGCCGATGAGCTCGTGAGAGGCTCGCTGCTCGGTGCCGCCGGCATAAACACCCACTTGGGCTCGGTGCCCGACGGCGATACGTCTGCGGCGATTGTGCGTGCGGCGCGGGCAATCGAGGAGGCGTTCGAACTGGCCGGTGGGCTCGACGCCGTCAAGACGGTACTCGTTTTGGAAAACACGGCGGGCGCCGGAACGATTTTCGGAGGCCCGGTCGGTGATGTCGCAGCTGTCATCACGGAGTGCGATGTACCGACTGAGAAGCTCGGCTTCTGTATCGACACCTGCCACGCGTGGGCGTACGGCTACGATGTCACCACCGATGCGGCATGGGAGGAGATCATGTCGGAGATTTCCTCGGTCGGGCTCGATCGGTGGAGGCTGGTACATGCCAACGACTGCAAGTTCGGGCTCGGCGCGCGTAAAGATCGCCACGAGTGGATAGGGCAGGGTGAAATCGGGAACGAAGCTTTTTATAAGCTGCTGCATTTGAAAGGTGTCGATCATCTGTGTTTGACCACCGAAATGCCCGGCGATCCACCACAGAAAGACATCGTCAACATCGAAGCGCTGAAAGTTTTGCGTG